The following proteins are encoded in a genomic region of Mycobacterium kiyosense:
- the pyrB gene encoding aspartate carbamoyltransferase translates to MSPRHLLAAGDLSRDEATAILDDADRFAQALVGRDVKKLPTLRGRTVITMFYENSTRTRVSFEVAGKWMSADVVNVSASGSSVGKGESLRDTALTLRAAGADALIIRHPASGAAQLLADWTAGARDPASSGGPSVINAGDGTHEHPTQALLDALTIRQRLGGIEGRRIVIVGDILHSRVARSNVMLLHTLGAEVVLVAPPTLLPRGLESWPVTVSHDFDAELPAADGVLMLRVQAERMNGGFFPSTREYSTLYGLSARRQALLPGHAVVLHPGPMLRGMEISSSVADSSQSAVLQQVSNGVHVRMAVLFHVLVGAEEVAA, encoded by the coding sequence ATGAGTCCTAGGCATCTGTTGGCCGCCGGCGACTTGAGCCGCGACGAGGCGACCGCCATCCTCGACGACGCCGACCGGTTCGCCCAAGCGCTGGTCGGCCGCGACGTCAAGAAGCTGCCGACGCTGCGCGGACGCACCGTGATCACCATGTTCTACGAAAACTCCACCCGTACCAGGGTGTCCTTCGAGGTCGCCGGCAAATGGATGAGTGCCGACGTGGTGAACGTCAGCGCGTCCGGTTCCTCGGTGGGCAAGGGTGAGTCGTTGCGCGACACCGCGCTGACGCTGCGGGCGGCCGGCGCCGACGCGCTGATCATCCGTCACCCGGCCTCCGGTGCCGCGCAGCTGCTGGCGGATTGGACGGCCGGTGCCCGCGACCCGGCCAGTTCGGGGGGCCCCTCGGTGATCAACGCCGGCGACGGCACCCACGAGCACCCCACCCAGGCGCTGCTGGACGCTCTGACCATCCGGCAGCGTCTCGGCGGCATCGAAGGCCGCCGCATCGTGATCGTGGGCGACATCCTGCACAGCCGGGTGGCGCGCTCCAACGTGATGCTGTTGCACACGCTGGGCGCGGAGGTGGTCTTGGTGGCGCCGCCGACCCTGTTGCCGCGCGGCCTCGAAAGCTGGCCGGTCACGGTGTCCCACGACTTCGACGCCGAACTGCCCGCCGCCGACGGCGTGTTGATGTTGCGGGTGCAGGCCGAGCGGATGAACGGCGGCTTCTTCCCCTCCACCCGGGAGTACTCGACCCTGTACGGGTTGTCGGCCCGCCGCCAGGCGCTGCTGCCCGGCCACGCCGTGGTGCTGCACCCGGGTCCGATGCTGCGCGGCATGGAGATTTCTTCGTCCGTGGCCGATTCGTCGCAATCGGCTGTGCTGCAACAGGTTTCCAATGGGGTGCATGTGCGGATGGCGGTGCTGTTCCATGTGCTGGTGGGTGCGGAAGAGGTCGCGGCATGA
- the pyrR gene encoding bifunctional protein PyrR codes for MCAARESRELMSAADVGRTISRMAHQIIEKTALDNPDSTRVVLLGIPTRGVTLANRLAANIAEYSGVDVGHGSLDITLYRDDLMIKPPRPLEATSIPAGGIDDALVILVDDVLYSGRSTRSALDALRDVGRPRAVQLAVLVDRGHRELPVRADYVGKNVPTSRSESVHVQFSEHDGKDGVVITR; via the coding sequence ATGTGTGCTGCCCGGGAATCGCGAGAGTTGATGTCAGCGGCCGACGTCGGTCGCACCATCTCTCGCATGGCGCATCAGATCATCGAGAAGACCGCCCTGGACAATCCTGATTCGACGCGGGTGGTGTTGCTCGGCATCCCGACCCGTGGTGTCACTTTGGCCAATCGGCTGGCCGCCAACATCGCCGAATACAGCGGCGTCGACGTCGGCCACGGCTCCCTGGACATCACGCTCTACCGCGACGACCTGATGATCAAGCCGCCGCGACCGCTGGAAGCGACTTCGATCCCGGCCGGCGGCATCGACGATGCGCTGGTGATCCTGGTCGACGACGTGCTGTATTCCGGGCGCTCCACCCGCTCGGCCCTGGACGCGCTGCGCGACGTGGGCCGCCCCCGCGCCGTGCAGCTTGCGGTCCTGGTCGACCGCGGCCACCGCGAACTTCCGGTTCGGGCCGACTACGTCGGCAAGAACGTGCCTACTTCACGCAGCGAGAGCGTGCACGTGCAATTCAGCGAGCACGACGGCAAAGACGGGGTGGTGATAACCCGATGA
- the pyrC gene encoding dihydroorotase produces the protein MSVLIRGVRLYGEGDPVDVLVDDAQIAEIGTGLAESGGLDRASVVIDATGQILLPGFVDLHTHLREPGREYAEDIETGSAAAALGGYTAVFAMANTDPVADSPVVTDHVWHRGQQVGLVDVHPVGAVTVGLAGKELTEMGMMAAGAAQVRMFSDDGICVHDPLVMRRALEYATGLGVLIAQHAEEPRLTVGAVAHEGPAAARLGLAGWPRAAEDSIVARDAILARDAGARVHICHASTAGTVEILKWAKGQGISITAEVTPHHLLLDDSRLAGYDGRNRVNPPLREASDAVALRQALADGIIDCVATDHAPHAEHEKCVEFSAARPGMLGLQTALSVVVATMVQPGLLNWRDVARVMSENPARIVGLPDQGRPLQVGEPANLTVVDPEASWTVAGDELASRSANTPYESMTLPAAVTATLLRGKVTARDGKCPA, from the coding sequence ATGAGTGTGCTGATCCGAGGCGTCCGGCTCTACGGAGAGGGTGATCCGGTCGACGTCCTGGTCGACGATGCGCAGATCGCCGAAATCGGTACGGGACTCGCAGAGTCCGGAGGACTCGACAGGGCCTCAGTCGTCATCGACGCTACCGGCCAGATCCTGCTGCCGGGCTTCGTGGACCTGCACACCCACTTGCGCGAACCGGGCCGCGAATACGCCGAGGACATCGAAACCGGTTCGGCGGCAGCCGCTCTGGGTGGCTACACGGCGGTGTTCGCGATGGCCAATACCGACCCGGTGGCCGACAGCCCGGTGGTCACCGATCACGTCTGGCATCGCGGCCAGCAGGTCGGCCTGGTCGACGTGCACCCGGTCGGCGCGGTCACCGTCGGACTGGCCGGCAAGGAACTCACCGAGATGGGGATGATGGCCGCGGGCGCGGCGCAGGTGCGGATGTTCTCCGACGACGGCATCTGCGTGCACGACCCGCTGGTGATGCGCCGCGCGCTGGAATACGCCACCGGCCTCGGTGTGCTGATCGCCCAGCACGCCGAAGAACCCCGGCTGACCGTCGGCGCCGTCGCCCACGAAGGGCCGGCGGCCGCCCGGCTGGGACTGGCCGGCTGGCCGCGGGCGGCCGAGGACTCCATCGTCGCCCGGGACGCCATCCTGGCGCGCGACGCCGGTGCCCGCGTGCACATCTGCCACGCTTCCACCGCGGGCACCGTCGAGATACTGAAATGGGCTAAGGGGCAAGGTATTTCGATCACCGCCGAGGTCACCCCGCACCATCTGCTGCTTGACGACAGCCGCCTGGCCGGTTACGACGGGCGCAACCGGGTCAACCCGCCGCTGCGCGAAGCCTCCGACGCGGTCGCGCTGCGCCAGGCGCTGGCGGACGGGATCATCGACTGCGTGGCAACCGACCATGCCCCACACGCCGAGCACGAGAAGTGCGTCGAATTCTCCGCAGCGCGCCCCGGCATGCTCGGCCTGCAGACCGCGTTGTCGGTAGTGGTGGCCACCATGGTGCAGCCCGGCCTGTTGAACTGGCGCGATGTGGCGCGAGTGATGAGCGAGAACCCGGCGCGCATCGTCGGCCTGCCCGACCAGGGCCGCCCGCTGCAGGTGGGGGAACCGGCCAACCTCACCGTGGTCGATCCCGAGGCCAGTTGGACGGTCGCCGGCGACGAACTGGCCAGCCGCTCGGCCAACACTCCCTACGAGTCGATGACATTGCCGGCCGCCGTGACGGCGACGCTGCTGCGCGGGAAGGTGACTGCGCGGGATGGGAAGTGTCCGGCATGA